A single region of the Corallococcus macrosporus genome encodes:
- a CDS encoding FAD-binding oxidoreductase, translating into MTVDVERALAEVLPAEAVTADPDVLAAHRNDQAEWAPSGMPRVLVRPASTAEVQAVLRVATALRVPVVPRGAGSGLSGGANASDGCIVLSLMRMNRILEVDRRGMLAVVQPGALNGAVKAAAAEQGLWYAPDPASWEFSSIGGNLATNAGGLCCVKYGVTGDAVLGLEAVLADGTVVRTGGRTVKNVAGYDLTRLFVGSEGTLAVLTEATLRLRPRPSKATTLVAAFPTLVSAGTAVCDIMERTRPSLLELMDRTTVRAVEAWKPMGLDVEAAALLLARSDAGGPQGEEELALMVASCERAGATTVMSTADEVEGELLMGARRFAFPALEQRGATLLDDVGVPVVRIPELLAEVERIAERHGVLIGTFGHAGDGNMHPTVVFDRKDAAALARAKEAFDDILRAALALGGTITGEHGVGSLKRGFLGAQLGPETLRLHQAIKSALDPLGLLNPGKLL; encoded by the coding sequence ATGACGGTCGACGTGGAGCGGGCGCTGGCGGAGGTGTTGCCGGCGGAGGCGGTCACCGCGGATCCGGACGTGCTCGCGGCGCACCGCAACGACCAGGCGGAGTGGGCGCCCTCGGGCATGCCCAGGGTGCTCGTGCGGCCCGCGTCCACCGCCGAGGTCCAGGCCGTGCTGCGCGTGGCCACGGCACTGCGTGTGCCAGTGGTGCCTCGCGGGGCGGGCTCCGGCCTGTCGGGCGGCGCGAACGCGAGCGACGGCTGCATCGTCCTGTCGCTCATGCGCATGAACCGCATCCTGGAGGTGGACCGTCGCGGCATGCTGGCGGTCGTGCAGCCCGGCGCGCTCAACGGCGCGGTGAAGGCCGCCGCCGCGGAACAGGGGCTCTGGTACGCGCCGGATCCCGCGAGCTGGGAGTTCTCCTCCATCGGCGGCAACCTGGCGACCAACGCGGGGGGCCTGTGCTGCGTGAAGTACGGCGTGACGGGCGACGCGGTGCTGGGCCTGGAGGCGGTGCTCGCGGACGGCACCGTGGTGCGCACCGGCGGACGGACGGTGAAGAACGTGGCGGGCTACGACCTGACGCGCCTCTTCGTCGGTTCCGAGGGCACGCTGGCCGTCCTCACCGAGGCCACGCTGCGGCTGCGGCCCCGGCCATCGAAGGCGACGACGCTGGTGGCCGCGTTCCCGACGCTCGTGAGCGCGGGCACGGCCGTCTGCGACATCATGGAGCGCACGCGCCCTTCCCTGCTGGAGCTGATGGACCGCACCACCGTGCGCGCCGTGGAGGCCTGGAAGCCCATGGGCCTGGACGTCGAAGCCGCGGCCCTGCTCCTGGCGCGCTCCGACGCCGGGGGCCCGCAGGGCGAAGAGGAGCTGGCGCTGATGGTCGCGTCCTGCGAGCGGGCCGGCGCGACCACCGTGATGAGCACCGCCGACGAGGTCGAAGGCGAGCTGCTCATGGGCGCCCGGCGCTTCGCATTTCCCGCGCTGGAGCAGCGCGGCGCCACGCTGCTGGACGACGTGGGCGTGCCCGTCGTGCGCATCCCGGAGCTGCTCGCGGAGGTGGAGCGCATCGCGGAGCGGCACGGGGTGCTCATCGGGACGTTCGGGCACGCGGGCGATGGGAACATGCACCCCACCGTCGTGTTCGACCGGAAGGACGCGGCGGCCCTGGCACGAGCGAAGGAGGCGTTCGACGACATCCTGCGCGCGGCGCTGGCCCTGGGCGGCACCATCACCGGCGAGCACGGCGTGGGGTCCCTCAAGCGCGGCTTCCTGGGCGCGCAGCTGGGCCCGGAGACGCTGCGCCTGCACCAGGCAATCAAGAGTGCACTCGACCCGCTGGGCCTGCTCAACCCCGGCAAGCTGCTGTGA